The following proteins are co-located in the Carassius gibelio isolate Cgi1373 ecotype wild population from Czech Republic chromosome A21, carGib1.2-hapl.c, whole genome shotgun sequence genome:
- the trpc6a gene encoding short transient receptor potential channel 6a → MNQRRPVLEDGNQSKYHTIEKRNRSKDNLLMNEDFGEDCYGSYGHYYGENLTRQALPKSRRQAVRGAAYMFNAHPNSLTPVEERFLDAAEYGNIPVVRRMLEEIPALDVNCVDYMGQNALQLAVANEHLEVTELLLKKDNLSRIGDALLLAISKGYTRIVEAILTHKAFADSKRLTASPSQAPMHDDFFAYDEDGTRFSHDVTPIILASHCHEYEIVHILLGKGARIEQPHDYFCTCDTCNYHQKYDSFSHSRSRINAYRGLASPAYLSLSNEDPVLAALELSNELASLANIEKEFKNEYRKLSMQCKDFVVGLLDLCRSTEEVEAILSGEDDETLEVPGRPSLIRLKLAIKYELKKFVAHPNCQQQLLSIWYENLPELRQQTTAIKFLVVLGVAVGLPFLAMVYWVAPCSKMGKIMRGPFLKFVAHAASFTIFLGLLVLNTADRFDGTKLLPNMTIHDYPTQLFRMKTTPFTWMEILIISWAIGMIWAECKEIWSQGPREYLVEPWNLLDFGMLAIFVASFISRIMAFWHACAAQRYVDEHYTDLTNVTLPFEVGYFQLARIDWLPSDPQLVSEGLYAIAVVLSFSRIAYILPANESFGPLQISLGRTVKDIFKFMIIFILVFLAFMIGMFNLYSYYRGAKQNEAFTTVEESFKTLFWAIFGLSEVKSVVVNNGHKFIENIGYVLYGVYNVTVVIVLLNMLIAMINNSFQEIEDDADVEWKFARAKLWFTYFEEGRTLPVPFNLVPSPKSVLGLVMGAKGLLQEIFKRHKAIIKGSELSELGKSKTCQDKSPPSPSRYQKIMKRLVKRYIIKAQNDKECDEVNEGELKEIKQDISSLRYELLEEKSHNMEELAKLVRTLQKNLSQDCLILKSH, encoded by the exons ATGAATCAAAGGAGACCTGTTCTGGAGGATGGAAATCAATCAAAATATCACACGATTGAAAAGAGAAACAGAAGTAAAGACAATCTATTGATGAACGAAGACTTTGGTGAGGACTGTTATGGCAGTTATGGACACTACTATGG TGAGAACCTGACCCGACAGGCGTTACCCAAGAGCAGAAGGCAGGCGGTGCGAGGGGCAGCCTACATGTTCAATGCCCATCCCAACAGCCTAACCCCTGTAGAGGAACGCTTCCTTGATGCCGCCGAGTATGGAAACATACCTGTGGTGCGTCGAATGCTTGAGGAGATCCCTGCGCTGGATGTAAACTGTGTGGACTACATGggccagaatgcattgcagttgGCGGTGGCAAATGAGCACTTAGAAGTAACAGAGCTCTTGTTGAAGAAAGACAACCTGTCACGTATTGGCGATGCACTTTTGTTGGCCATCAGCAAAGGTTACACCAGAATTGTCGAGGCCATTTTGACCCACAAAGCTTTTGCCGACTCCAAGAGACTTACAGCGAGTCCTAGTCAGGCTCCAATGCATGATGACTTTTTTGCATACGATGAAGATGGCACACGCTTTTCACATGACGTCACTCCAATCATTCTAGCATCTCATTGTCACGAATATGAAATCGTGCACATTCTTCTGGGAAAGGGTGCTCGCATTGAGCAGCCACATGACTACTTTTGTACCTGTGACACCTGCAATTACCATCAAAAGTACGATTCTTTCTCCCACTCTCGCTCACGTATCAATGCCTACAGGGGACTGGCCAGTCCAGCGTACCTCTCTCTATCCAATGAGGATCCTGTGTTGGCAGCCCTTGAGCTCAGCAATGAGCTGGCTTCCTTGGCCAATATTGAAAAAGAATTTAAG AATGAATATAGGAAGCTTTCTATGCAATGCAAAGACTTTGTTGTGGGACTTCTGGACCTTTGTCGGAGCACAGAGGAAGTGGAAGCCATTCTGAGCGGTGAAGATGATGAGACTTTAGAAGTGCCTGGTCGACCAAGTCTCATTCGCTTAAAACTCGCAATAAAGTACGAACTGAAAAag TTTGTGGCCCATCCTAACTGTCAACAACAGCTCTTATCTATATGGTACGAAAACCTGCCCGAACTCAGGCAGCAGACCACCGCCATTAAGTTCCTAGTGGTTTTAGGTGTTGCAGTCGGACTTCCCTTTCTAGCAATGGTTTATTGGGTGGCACCATGCAGCAAG ATGGGAAAGATCATGCGTGGCCCTTTCCTTAAGTTTGTGGCACACGCGGCCTCCTTCACTATTTTCCTTGGCCTTTTGGTCTTAAATACTGCGGATCGCTTTGATGGGACAAAGCTGCTTCCAAATATGACCATTCATGACTATCCAACACAGCTGTTTCGTATGAAAACAACTCCCTTTACGTGGATGGAAATACTCATCATTTCCTGGGCCATAG GGATGATTTGGGCAGAATGCAAGGAGATCTGGTCCCAAGGTCCAAGAGAATATCTGGTGGAGCCTTGGAATTTGCTAGACTTTGGAATGCTGGCCATTTTTGTGGCATCCTTCATCTCAAGGATAATGGCTTTCTGGCATGCATGTGCAGCTCAACGCTATGTGGATGAGCACTACACTGATTTGACCAATGTAACTTTGCCTTTTGAGGTGGGATACTTCCAGTTGG CTCGGATCGACTGGCTCCCATCGGATCCTCAGTTAGTTTCTGAGGGCTTGTACGCCATTGCAGTGGTCCTGAGCTTTTCTCGAATTGCGTACATCCTGCCAGCGAATGAGAGCTTTGGTCCACTGCAGATATCTTTGGGACGAACTGTGAAGGACATCTTCAAGTTCATGATTATCTTCATTCTAGTCTTCCTTGCCTTCATGATTGGAATGTTCAACCTTTACTCATATTACCGGGGCGCTAAACAGAATGAAGCTTTCACAAC TGTAGAGGAAAGCTTCAAAACATTGTTTTGGGCAATATTTGGCCTTTCTGAGGTCAAATCAGTAGTCGTGAACAATGGACACAAGTTCATCGAGAACATTGGCTATGTTCTCTATGGAGTTTACAATGTCACAGTGGTCATCGTCCTGCTCAACATGCTCATCGCTATGATTAACAATTCCTTTCAGGAGATTGAG GATGATGCAGATGTTGAGTGGAAGTTTGCCCGGGCCAAGCTCTGGTTCACCTACTTCGAGGAGGGCCGGACTCTCCCTGTGCCTTTTAACTTGGTTCCCAGTCCCAAATCTGTTCTGGGTCTGGTTATGGGGGCTAAGGGTCTTTTGCAGGAGATTTTCAAAAGACACAAAGCCATTATAAAGGGGTCTGAGCTCAGTGAG TTGGGAAAGAGCAAAACTTGCCAGGACAAATCTCCTCCTAGCCCCAGTCGATATCAG AAAATTATGAAGCGTCTTGTTAAGCGATACATCATCAAAGCCCAAAATGACAAAGAATGTGATGAAGTCAATGAAG GTGAACTGAAGGAGATTAAGCAGGACATTTCAAGTCTTCGTTATGAGCTGCTGGAGGAAAAGTCACACAACATGGAGGAGCTGGCAAAGCTAGTGAGGACACTTCAAAAAAACCTCTCTCAGGACTGCTTGATACTAAAGTCTCATTAA